One window of the Rhipicephalus sanguineus isolate Rsan-2018 chromosome 2, BIME_Rsan_1.4, whole genome shotgun sequence genome contains the following:
- the LOC119382696 gene encoding protein kinase C and casein kinase substrate in neurons protein 1 isoform X6 codes for MSQHSDEALLVAGSDSFWEPGNYKRTSKRTEDGHRLCSELIQLVQERSEVEKAYAKGLRAWSRKWAEQIDKGPEYGTTEAAWKGALQEADRTSEMHLRVRDKLLNEVVPQIKTWQKENYHRSMMQLRERRELDEAFKKAQKPWAKLLDRVNKARSDYHTACKAERSATNQERNAGADSSLSPDQVKRSPDPVKKLQDRVAKCKEEVQRTRERYEAALQEINDYNAKYMEDMTVVFDKCQEFEQRRLKFFKDMLFSIHGCLNISTDPELPQIYEEYRHTIHNADASKDLKWWSNNHGIGMAMNWPQFEEYTPEVQHIHRKEKKGIDSGGITLTSVSTRADGVVPNAPKNQSTNKGPKETGTNHSTVATTNNSTPPTGTTNTNGRAGEANPFEEDHEDWDEESNDALVDNGEPGVPVRALYDYDGAEADELSFKQGDQFEKLEDEDEQGWCKGRKDGRVGLYPANYVEVVVP; via the exons ATGTCTCAGCACAGTGACGAGGCGCTGCTGGTGGCTGGCAGCGACAGCTTCTGGGAGCCCGGCAACTACAAGCGAACCAGCAAGCGCACAGAGGATGGCCACCGGCTCTGCAGCGAGCTGATACAGCTGGTGCAGGAGCGCTCGGAGGTGGAAAAGGCGTATGCCAAGGGCCTCAGGGCCTGGTCGCGCAAGTGGGCTGAGCAGATCGACAAGGGCCCCGAGTACGGCACCACCGAGGCCGCCTGGAAAGGCGCATTGCAGGAGGCCGACCGGACCTCCGAAATGCATCTGCGCGTGCGCGACAAGCTGCTCAATGAAGTGGTTCCACAG ATAAAAACTTGGCAGAAGGAGAATTATCACCGGTCCATGATGCAACTGCGGGAACGGCGAGAGCTGGACGAGGCATTCAAAAAGGCCCAAAAGCCCTGGGCGAAGTTGCTCGATCGGGTGAACAAGGCGCGCAGTGACTACCACACAGCCTGCAAAGCCGAGCGCTCGGCCACCAACCAGGAGCGGAACGCTGGCGCGGACAGCTCGCTGTCGCCTGACCAGGTGAAGAGATCCCCTGATCCA GTGAAGAAGCTTCAGGATCGTGTAGCCAAGTGTAAAGAGGAGGTGCAGCGGACGCGGGAGCGCTATGAAGCCGCCCTGCAAGAGATCAACGACTACAATGCCAAATACATGGAGGACATGACTGTGGTGTTCGATAAGTGCCAGGAGTTTGAGCAGCGACGCCTGAAGTTCTTCAAGGACATGCTGTTTTCCATTCACGGCTGCCTCAACATCTCCACAGACCCAGA GCTTCCCCAGATTTACGAAGAATACCGGCATACAATACATAATGCCGATGCATCAAAGGATCTCAAGTGGTGGTCCAACAACCATGGTATTGGCATGGCAATGAACTGGCCACAGTTTGAA GAGTACACACCCGAGGTGCAGCACATTCACCGCAAGGAGAAAAAGGGCATCGACTCTGGTGGCATCACACTGACGAGCGTGAGCACACGCGCCGATGGTGTGGTGCCCAATGCACCGAAAAACCAGAGCACCAACAAGGGACCCAAGGAGACAGGCACCAACCATTCCACCGTAGCGACAACCAACAACTCCACGCCACCCACTGGCACCACAAACAC GAATGGGCGGGCAGGTGAAGCGAACCCATTTGAGGAGGACCACGAAGATTGGGACGAAGAGTCAAATGACGCACTTGTTGACAATGGCGAGCCGGGTGTGCCTGTTAGAGCACTGTATGACTATGATGGGGCTGAAGCGGACGAACTATCTTTTAAACAAG GGGACCAGTTTGAAAAGCTAGAGGACGAAGACGAACAGGGCTGGTGCAAAGGCCGCAAGGACGGCCGGGTTGGCCTCTACCCCGCCAACTATGTGGAAGTCGTCGTCCCCTAG
- the LOC119382696 gene encoding protein kinase C and casein kinase substrate in neurons protein 2 isoform X1 has protein sequence MSQHSDEALLVAGSDSFWEPGNYKRTSKRTEDGHRLCSELIQLVQERSEVEKAYAKGLRAWSRKWAEQIDKGPEYGTTEAAWKGALQEADRTSEMHLRVRDKLLNEVVPQIKTWQKENYHRSMMQLRERRELDEAFKKAQKPWAKLLDRVNKARSDYHTACKAERSATNQERNAGADSSLSPDQVKRSPDPVKKLQDRVAKCKEEVQRTRERYEAALQEINDYNAKYMEDMTVVFDKCQEFEQRRLKFFKDMLFSIHGCLNISTDPELPQIYEEYRHTIHNADASKDLKWWSNNHGIGMAMNWPQFEEYSEEFRDIVGKSSKKAAIPESGITLVNQHKIGEELPEYTPEVQHIHRKEKKGIDSGGITLTSVSTRADGVVPNAPKNQSTNKGPKETGTNHSTVATTNNSTPPTGTTNTVKKAYNPFEEDDDKNEVDHPSDMNGRAGEANPFEEDHEDWDEESNDALVDNGEPGVPVRALYDYDGAEADELSFKQGDQFEKLEDEDEQGWCKGRKDGRVGLYPANYVEVVVP, from the exons ATGTCTCAGCACAGTGACGAGGCGCTGCTGGTGGCTGGCAGCGACAGCTTCTGGGAGCCCGGCAACTACAAGCGAACCAGCAAGCGCACAGAGGATGGCCACCGGCTCTGCAGCGAGCTGATACAGCTGGTGCAGGAGCGCTCGGAGGTGGAAAAGGCGTATGCCAAGGGCCTCAGGGCCTGGTCGCGCAAGTGGGCTGAGCAGATCGACAAGGGCCCCGAGTACGGCACCACCGAGGCCGCCTGGAAAGGCGCATTGCAGGAGGCCGACCGGACCTCCGAAATGCATCTGCGCGTGCGCGACAAGCTGCTCAATGAAGTGGTTCCACAG ATAAAAACTTGGCAGAAGGAGAATTATCACCGGTCCATGATGCAACTGCGGGAACGGCGAGAGCTGGACGAGGCATTCAAAAAGGCCCAAAAGCCCTGGGCGAAGTTGCTCGATCGGGTGAACAAGGCGCGCAGTGACTACCACACAGCCTGCAAAGCCGAGCGCTCGGCCACCAACCAGGAGCGGAACGCTGGCGCGGACAGCTCGCTGTCGCCTGACCAGGTGAAGAGATCCCCTGATCCA GTGAAGAAGCTTCAGGATCGTGTAGCCAAGTGTAAAGAGGAGGTGCAGCGGACGCGGGAGCGCTATGAAGCCGCCCTGCAAGAGATCAACGACTACAATGCCAAATACATGGAGGACATGACTGTGGTGTTCGATAAGTGCCAGGAGTTTGAGCAGCGACGCCTGAAGTTCTTCAAGGACATGCTGTTTTCCATTCACGGCTGCCTCAACATCTCCACAGACCCAGA GCTTCCCCAGATTTACGAAGAATACCGGCATACAATACATAATGCCGATGCATCAAAGGATCTCAAGTGGTGGTCCAACAACCATGGTATTGGCATGGCAATGAACTGGCCACAGTTTGAA GAGTACTCCGAGGAATTCCGGGACATCGTAGGCAAGAGCAGCAAGAAGGCAGCGATACCCGAGAGCGGCATCACCCTCGTCAACCAGCACAAGATCGGCGAGGAGCTACCT GAGTACACACCCGAGGTGCAGCACATTCACCGCAAGGAGAAAAAGGGCATCGACTCTGGTGGCATCACACTGACGAGCGTGAGCACACGCGCCGATGGTGTGGTGCCCAATGCACCGAAAAACCAGAGCACCAACAAGGGACCCAAGGAGACAGGCACCAACCATTCCACCGTAGCGACAACCAACAACTCCACGCCACCCACTGGCACCACAAACAC GGTGAAAAAGGCTTACAACCCGTTTGAAGAGGACGACGACAAGAATGAGGTCGACCACCCGAGCGACAT GAATGGGCGGGCAGGTGAAGCGAACCCATTTGAGGAGGACCACGAAGATTGGGACGAAGAGTCAAATGACGCACTTGTTGACAATGGCGAGCCGGGTGTGCCTGTTAGAGCACTGTATGACTATGATGGGGCTGAAGCGGACGAACTATCTTTTAAACAAG GGGACCAGTTTGAAAAGCTAGAGGACGAAGACGAACAGGGCTGGTGCAAAGGCCGCAAGGACGGCCGGGTTGGCCTCTACCCCGCCAACTATGTGGAAGTCGTCGTCCCCTAG
- the LOC119382696 gene encoding protein kinase C and casein kinase substrate in neurons protein 1 isoform X3, with protein MSQHSDEALLVAGSDSFWEPGNYKRTSKRTEDGHRLCSELIQLVQERSEVEKAYAKGLRAWSRKWAEQIDKGPEYGTTEAAWKGALQEADRTSEMHLRVRDKLLNEVVPQIKTWQKENYHRSMMQLRERRELDEAFKKAQKPWAKLLDRVNKARSDYHTACKAERSATNQERNAGADSSLSPDQVKRSPDPVKKLQDRVAKCKEEVQRTRERYEAALQEINDYNAKYMEDMTVVFDKCQEFEQRRLKFFKDMLFSIHGCLNISTDPELPQIYEEYRHTIHNADASKDLKWWSNNHGIGMAMNWPQFEEYSEEFRDIVGKSSKKAAIPESGITLVNQHKIGEELPEYTPEVQHIHRKEKKGIDSGGITLTSVSTRADGVVPNAPKNQSTNKGPKETGTNHSTVATTNNSTPPTGTTNTNGRAGEANPFEEDHEDWDEESNDALVDNGEPGVPVRALYDYDGAEADELSFKQGDQFEKLEDEDEQGWCKGRKDGRVGLYPANYVEVVVP; from the exons ATGTCTCAGCACAGTGACGAGGCGCTGCTGGTGGCTGGCAGCGACAGCTTCTGGGAGCCCGGCAACTACAAGCGAACCAGCAAGCGCACAGAGGATGGCCACCGGCTCTGCAGCGAGCTGATACAGCTGGTGCAGGAGCGCTCGGAGGTGGAAAAGGCGTATGCCAAGGGCCTCAGGGCCTGGTCGCGCAAGTGGGCTGAGCAGATCGACAAGGGCCCCGAGTACGGCACCACCGAGGCCGCCTGGAAAGGCGCATTGCAGGAGGCCGACCGGACCTCCGAAATGCATCTGCGCGTGCGCGACAAGCTGCTCAATGAAGTGGTTCCACAG ATAAAAACTTGGCAGAAGGAGAATTATCACCGGTCCATGATGCAACTGCGGGAACGGCGAGAGCTGGACGAGGCATTCAAAAAGGCCCAAAAGCCCTGGGCGAAGTTGCTCGATCGGGTGAACAAGGCGCGCAGTGACTACCACACAGCCTGCAAAGCCGAGCGCTCGGCCACCAACCAGGAGCGGAACGCTGGCGCGGACAGCTCGCTGTCGCCTGACCAGGTGAAGAGATCCCCTGATCCA GTGAAGAAGCTTCAGGATCGTGTAGCCAAGTGTAAAGAGGAGGTGCAGCGGACGCGGGAGCGCTATGAAGCCGCCCTGCAAGAGATCAACGACTACAATGCCAAATACATGGAGGACATGACTGTGGTGTTCGATAAGTGCCAGGAGTTTGAGCAGCGACGCCTGAAGTTCTTCAAGGACATGCTGTTTTCCATTCACGGCTGCCTCAACATCTCCACAGACCCAGA GCTTCCCCAGATTTACGAAGAATACCGGCATACAATACATAATGCCGATGCATCAAAGGATCTCAAGTGGTGGTCCAACAACCATGGTATTGGCATGGCAATGAACTGGCCACAGTTTGAA GAGTACTCCGAGGAATTCCGGGACATCGTAGGCAAGAGCAGCAAGAAGGCAGCGATACCCGAGAGCGGCATCACCCTCGTCAACCAGCACAAGATCGGCGAGGAGCTACCT GAGTACACACCCGAGGTGCAGCACATTCACCGCAAGGAGAAAAAGGGCATCGACTCTGGTGGCATCACACTGACGAGCGTGAGCACACGCGCCGATGGTGTGGTGCCCAATGCACCGAAAAACCAGAGCACCAACAAGGGACCCAAGGAGACAGGCACCAACCATTCCACCGTAGCGACAACCAACAACTCCACGCCACCCACTGGCACCACAAACAC GAATGGGCGGGCAGGTGAAGCGAACCCATTTGAGGAGGACCACGAAGATTGGGACGAAGAGTCAAATGACGCACTTGTTGACAATGGCGAGCCGGGTGTGCCTGTTAGAGCACTGTATGACTATGATGGGGCTGAAGCGGACGAACTATCTTTTAAACAAG GGGACCAGTTTGAAAAGCTAGAGGACGAAGACGAACAGGGCTGGTGCAAAGGCCGCAAGGACGGCCGGGTTGGCCTCTACCCCGCCAACTATGTGGAAGTCGTCGTCCCCTAG
- the LOC119382696 gene encoding protein kinase C and casein kinase substrate in neurons protein 2 isoform X2 — MSQHSDEALLVAGSDSFWEPGNYKRTSKRTEDGHRLCSELIQLVQERSEVEKAYAKGLRAWSRKWAEQIDKGPEYGTTEAAWKGALQEADRTSEMHLRVRDKLLNEVVPQIKTWQKENYHRSMMQLRERRELDEAFKKAQKPWAKLLDRVNKARSDYHTACKAERSATNQERNAGADSSLSPDQVKKLQDRVAKCKEEVQRTRERYEAALQEINDYNAKYMEDMTVVFDKCQEFEQRRLKFFKDMLFSIHGCLNISTDPELPQIYEEYRHTIHNADASKDLKWWSNNHGIGMAMNWPQFEEYSEEFRDIVGKSSKKAAIPESGITLVNQHKIGEELPEYTPEVQHIHRKEKKGIDSGGITLTSVSTRADGVVPNAPKNQSTNKGPKETGTNHSTVATTNNSTPPTGTTNTVKKAYNPFEEDDDKNEVDHPSDMNGRAGEANPFEEDHEDWDEESNDALVDNGEPGVPVRALYDYDGAEADELSFKQGDQFEKLEDEDEQGWCKGRKDGRVGLYPANYVEVVVP, encoded by the exons ATGTCTCAGCACAGTGACGAGGCGCTGCTGGTGGCTGGCAGCGACAGCTTCTGGGAGCCCGGCAACTACAAGCGAACCAGCAAGCGCACAGAGGATGGCCACCGGCTCTGCAGCGAGCTGATACAGCTGGTGCAGGAGCGCTCGGAGGTGGAAAAGGCGTATGCCAAGGGCCTCAGGGCCTGGTCGCGCAAGTGGGCTGAGCAGATCGACAAGGGCCCCGAGTACGGCACCACCGAGGCCGCCTGGAAAGGCGCATTGCAGGAGGCCGACCGGACCTCCGAAATGCATCTGCGCGTGCGCGACAAGCTGCTCAATGAAGTGGTTCCACAG ATAAAAACTTGGCAGAAGGAGAATTATCACCGGTCCATGATGCAACTGCGGGAACGGCGAGAGCTGGACGAGGCATTCAAAAAGGCCCAAAAGCCCTGGGCGAAGTTGCTCGATCGGGTGAACAAGGCGCGCAGTGACTACCACACAGCCTGCAAAGCCGAGCGCTCGGCCACCAACCAGGAGCGGAACGCTGGCGCGGACAGCTCGCTGTCGCCTGACCAG GTGAAGAAGCTTCAGGATCGTGTAGCCAAGTGTAAAGAGGAGGTGCAGCGGACGCGGGAGCGCTATGAAGCCGCCCTGCAAGAGATCAACGACTACAATGCCAAATACATGGAGGACATGACTGTGGTGTTCGATAAGTGCCAGGAGTTTGAGCAGCGACGCCTGAAGTTCTTCAAGGACATGCTGTTTTCCATTCACGGCTGCCTCAACATCTCCACAGACCCAGA GCTTCCCCAGATTTACGAAGAATACCGGCATACAATACATAATGCCGATGCATCAAAGGATCTCAAGTGGTGGTCCAACAACCATGGTATTGGCATGGCAATGAACTGGCCACAGTTTGAA GAGTACTCCGAGGAATTCCGGGACATCGTAGGCAAGAGCAGCAAGAAGGCAGCGATACCCGAGAGCGGCATCACCCTCGTCAACCAGCACAAGATCGGCGAGGAGCTACCT GAGTACACACCCGAGGTGCAGCACATTCACCGCAAGGAGAAAAAGGGCATCGACTCTGGTGGCATCACACTGACGAGCGTGAGCACACGCGCCGATGGTGTGGTGCCCAATGCACCGAAAAACCAGAGCACCAACAAGGGACCCAAGGAGACAGGCACCAACCATTCCACCGTAGCGACAACCAACAACTCCACGCCACCCACTGGCACCACAAACAC GGTGAAAAAGGCTTACAACCCGTTTGAAGAGGACGACGACAAGAATGAGGTCGACCACCCGAGCGACAT GAATGGGCGGGCAGGTGAAGCGAACCCATTTGAGGAGGACCACGAAGATTGGGACGAAGAGTCAAATGACGCACTTGTTGACAATGGCGAGCCGGGTGTGCCTGTTAGAGCACTGTATGACTATGATGGGGCTGAAGCGGACGAACTATCTTTTAAACAAG GGGACCAGTTTGAAAAGCTAGAGGACGAAGACGAACAGGGCTGGTGCAAAGGCCGCAAGGACGGCCGGGTTGGCCTCTACCCCGCCAACTATGTGGAAGTCGTCGTCCCCTAG
- the LOC119382696 gene encoding protein kinase C and casein kinase substrate in neurons protein 1 isoform X5 — MSQHSDEALLVAGSDSFWEPGNYKRTSKRTEDGHRLCSELIQLVQERSEVEKAYAKGLRAWSRKWAEQIDKGPEYGTTEAAWKGALQEADRTSEMHLRVRDKLLNEVVPQIKTWQKENYHRSMMQLRERRELDEAFKKAQKPWAKLLDRVNKARSDYHTACKAERSATNQERNAGADSSLSPDQVKRSPDPVKKLQDRVAKCKEEVQRTRERYEAALQEINDYNAKYMEDMTVVFDKCQEFEQRRLKFFKDMLFSIHGCLNISTDPELPQIYEEYRHTIHNADASKDLKWWSNNHGIGMAMNWPQFEEYTPEVQHIHRKEKKGIDSGGITLTSVSTRADGVVPNAPKNQSTNKGPKETGTNHSTVATTNNSTPPTGTTNTVKKAYNPFEEDDDKNEVDHPSDMNGRAGEANPFEEDHEDWDEESNDALVDNGEPGVPVRALYDYDGAEADELSFKQGDQFEKLEDEDEQGWCKGRKDGRVGLYPANYVEVVVP; from the exons ATGTCTCAGCACAGTGACGAGGCGCTGCTGGTGGCTGGCAGCGACAGCTTCTGGGAGCCCGGCAACTACAAGCGAACCAGCAAGCGCACAGAGGATGGCCACCGGCTCTGCAGCGAGCTGATACAGCTGGTGCAGGAGCGCTCGGAGGTGGAAAAGGCGTATGCCAAGGGCCTCAGGGCCTGGTCGCGCAAGTGGGCTGAGCAGATCGACAAGGGCCCCGAGTACGGCACCACCGAGGCCGCCTGGAAAGGCGCATTGCAGGAGGCCGACCGGACCTCCGAAATGCATCTGCGCGTGCGCGACAAGCTGCTCAATGAAGTGGTTCCACAG ATAAAAACTTGGCAGAAGGAGAATTATCACCGGTCCATGATGCAACTGCGGGAACGGCGAGAGCTGGACGAGGCATTCAAAAAGGCCCAAAAGCCCTGGGCGAAGTTGCTCGATCGGGTGAACAAGGCGCGCAGTGACTACCACACAGCCTGCAAAGCCGAGCGCTCGGCCACCAACCAGGAGCGGAACGCTGGCGCGGACAGCTCGCTGTCGCCTGACCAGGTGAAGAGATCCCCTGATCCA GTGAAGAAGCTTCAGGATCGTGTAGCCAAGTGTAAAGAGGAGGTGCAGCGGACGCGGGAGCGCTATGAAGCCGCCCTGCAAGAGATCAACGACTACAATGCCAAATACATGGAGGACATGACTGTGGTGTTCGATAAGTGCCAGGAGTTTGAGCAGCGACGCCTGAAGTTCTTCAAGGACATGCTGTTTTCCATTCACGGCTGCCTCAACATCTCCACAGACCCAGA GCTTCCCCAGATTTACGAAGAATACCGGCATACAATACATAATGCCGATGCATCAAAGGATCTCAAGTGGTGGTCCAACAACCATGGTATTGGCATGGCAATGAACTGGCCACAGTTTGAA GAGTACACACCCGAGGTGCAGCACATTCACCGCAAGGAGAAAAAGGGCATCGACTCTGGTGGCATCACACTGACGAGCGTGAGCACACGCGCCGATGGTGTGGTGCCCAATGCACCGAAAAACCAGAGCACCAACAAGGGACCCAAGGAGACAGGCACCAACCATTCCACCGTAGCGACAACCAACAACTCCACGCCACCCACTGGCACCACAAACAC GGTGAAAAAGGCTTACAACCCGTTTGAAGAGGACGACGACAAGAATGAGGTCGACCACCCGAGCGACAT GAATGGGCGGGCAGGTGAAGCGAACCCATTTGAGGAGGACCACGAAGATTGGGACGAAGAGTCAAATGACGCACTTGTTGACAATGGCGAGCCGGGTGTGCCTGTTAGAGCACTGTATGACTATGATGGGGCTGAAGCGGACGAACTATCTTTTAAACAAG GGGACCAGTTTGAAAAGCTAGAGGACGAAGACGAACAGGGCTGGTGCAAAGGCCGCAAGGACGGCCGGGTTGGCCTCTACCCCGCCAACTATGTGGAAGTCGTCGTCCCCTAG
- the LOC119382696 gene encoding protein kinase C and casein kinase substrate in neurons protein 1 isoform X4 gives MSQHSDEALLVAGSDSFWEPGNYKRTSKRTEDGHRLCSELIQLVQERSEVEKAYAKGLRAWSRKWAEQIDKGPEYGTTEAAWKGALQEADRTSEMHLRVRDKLLNEVVPQIKTWQKENYHRSMMQLRERRELDEAFKKAQKPWAKLLDRVNKARSDYHTACKAERSATNQERNAGADSSLSPDQVKKLQDRVAKCKEEVQRTRERYEAALQEINDYNAKYMEDMTVVFDKCQEFEQRRLKFFKDMLFSIHGCLNISTDPELPQIYEEYRHTIHNADASKDLKWWSNNHGIGMAMNWPQFEEYSEEFRDIVGKSSKKAAIPESGITLVNQHKIGEELPEYTPEVQHIHRKEKKGIDSGGITLTSVSTRADGVVPNAPKNQSTNKGPKETGTNHSTVATTNNSTPPTGTTNTNGRAGEANPFEEDHEDWDEESNDALVDNGEPGVPVRALYDYDGAEADELSFKQGDQFEKLEDEDEQGWCKGRKDGRVGLYPANYVEVVVP, from the exons ATGTCTCAGCACAGTGACGAGGCGCTGCTGGTGGCTGGCAGCGACAGCTTCTGGGAGCCCGGCAACTACAAGCGAACCAGCAAGCGCACAGAGGATGGCCACCGGCTCTGCAGCGAGCTGATACAGCTGGTGCAGGAGCGCTCGGAGGTGGAAAAGGCGTATGCCAAGGGCCTCAGGGCCTGGTCGCGCAAGTGGGCTGAGCAGATCGACAAGGGCCCCGAGTACGGCACCACCGAGGCCGCCTGGAAAGGCGCATTGCAGGAGGCCGACCGGACCTCCGAAATGCATCTGCGCGTGCGCGACAAGCTGCTCAATGAAGTGGTTCCACAG ATAAAAACTTGGCAGAAGGAGAATTATCACCGGTCCATGATGCAACTGCGGGAACGGCGAGAGCTGGACGAGGCATTCAAAAAGGCCCAAAAGCCCTGGGCGAAGTTGCTCGATCGGGTGAACAAGGCGCGCAGTGACTACCACACAGCCTGCAAAGCCGAGCGCTCGGCCACCAACCAGGAGCGGAACGCTGGCGCGGACAGCTCGCTGTCGCCTGACCAG GTGAAGAAGCTTCAGGATCGTGTAGCCAAGTGTAAAGAGGAGGTGCAGCGGACGCGGGAGCGCTATGAAGCCGCCCTGCAAGAGATCAACGACTACAATGCCAAATACATGGAGGACATGACTGTGGTGTTCGATAAGTGCCAGGAGTTTGAGCAGCGACGCCTGAAGTTCTTCAAGGACATGCTGTTTTCCATTCACGGCTGCCTCAACATCTCCACAGACCCAGA GCTTCCCCAGATTTACGAAGAATACCGGCATACAATACATAATGCCGATGCATCAAAGGATCTCAAGTGGTGGTCCAACAACCATGGTATTGGCATGGCAATGAACTGGCCACAGTTTGAA GAGTACTCCGAGGAATTCCGGGACATCGTAGGCAAGAGCAGCAAGAAGGCAGCGATACCCGAGAGCGGCATCACCCTCGTCAACCAGCACAAGATCGGCGAGGAGCTACCT GAGTACACACCCGAGGTGCAGCACATTCACCGCAAGGAGAAAAAGGGCATCGACTCTGGTGGCATCACACTGACGAGCGTGAGCACACGCGCCGATGGTGTGGTGCCCAATGCACCGAAAAACCAGAGCACCAACAAGGGACCCAAGGAGACAGGCACCAACCATTCCACCGTAGCGACAACCAACAACTCCACGCCACCCACTGGCACCACAAACAC GAATGGGCGGGCAGGTGAAGCGAACCCATTTGAGGAGGACCACGAAGATTGGGACGAAGAGTCAAATGACGCACTTGTTGACAATGGCGAGCCGGGTGTGCCTGTTAGAGCACTGTATGACTATGATGGGGCTGAAGCGGACGAACTATCTTTTAAACAAG GGGACCAGTTTGAAAAGCTAGAGGACGAAGACGAACAGGGCTGGTGCAAAGGCCGCAAGGACGGCCGGGTTGGCCTCTACCCCGCCAACTATGTGGAAGTCGTCGTCCCCTAG